The following is a genomic window from Chloroflexota bacterium.
ACCTGCTTGCGCCCATGCAAGGCTGAACAATGGCTGAGGCAAGTTGGCAGCAGAATGACAACGATGTATCATATCTGAGCAAACAAGGAGAGTATGCAGTGGATTATCTATCTGCACATCTTATCCTAGATGGTTTGCGCACCCAATTCATTGGTCGTCAAATCATCTACTATCAGATTATTGACTCCACTAATACTGTAGCTAAATCCCTGGCCAATGAAGGCGCGGCAGAAGGGACGATGGTCATCGCGGATGAGCAGTCCATGGGCAGAGGACGGCTCGGGCGACAATGGCTAGCACCGAGTGGTACCTCTTTGTTATTCTCCCTCATCTTCCGTCCCAATCTCGTGGCTGAGCGGGTGCAAGGTTTGACCATGATCTGTGGATTGGGGATCAGACAAGCCATCCGCGAACTCACCTGCCTTCCCGCACAACTGAAGTGGCCCAACGATATCATGGTGCGTGGTCGAAAAGCAGGGGGCATCTTGACAGAAATGTGCAGTACAGGTCAGCATCTAGACTACGTGGTGGTTGGGATAGGCCTGAACGTGAATCTGAAAGCCGATTTATTGCCCGCCGAGTTCAATGCCACCAGCCTCAGCCAGGAATGGGGGCGAACCATGTCGCGGGTGAAGTTGCTCCAAGAAGCTCTTTGGCACATTGAAGAGCGCTACCTGGCTTTATGCGCTGGCTACTGGCCGGTAACAGAATGGGCAAGTGCTTTGGAGACCCTGGGACAAAGGGTTACGCTGCATACGGCTCATGGTACGTGGCAGGGGATAGCAGAGGCAGTTGACAACGAGGGTGCTCTGATGTTGCGCTTGGATAATGGCGAGGTCAAAAGGGTGCTGGAAGGGGATGTTGCTCCTCTATGAAGCC
Proteins encoded in this region:
- a CDS encoding biotin--[acetyl-CoA-carboxylase] ligase, which gives rise to MDYLSAHLILDGLRTQFIGRQIIYYQIIDSTNTVAKSLANEGAAEGTMVIADEQSMGRGRLGRQWLAPSGTSLLFSLIFRPNLVAERVQGLTMICGLGIRQAIRELTCLPAQLKWPNDIMVRGRKAGGILTEMCSTGQHLDYVVVGIGLNVNLKADLLPAEFNATSLSQEWGRTMSRVKLLQEALWHIEERYLALCAGYWPVTEWASALETLGQRVTLHTAHGTWQGIAEAVDNEGALMLRLDNGEVKRVLEGDVAPL